In a genomic window of Thunnus thynnus chromosome 16, fThuThy2.1, whole genome shotgun sequence:
- the ky gene encoding kyphoscoliosis peptidase, which yields MSAEVAIQKFSFPFSCTALHPQQDEVTPKKCIQVKTLELHDLQENTILSKPSAVTVIGALVHNENQAQENPKPPPGGDMASPQVLVCSEASQSAVLSRRSVFENLMAESEDQRPATKRQLSSESAARTITVVKKSAVRKEAEELRHLKPKAHLGQRVALRTAAAGKRRRRKDLFTNSEVFHRVDSHVIMAGAELKEKCVYDVKTIVQSITQGARNELERLRAIWVWLCHNIEYDVSGYLGHSEKLSSPEEVIAAGRGVCCGYSCLCTEMCREVGIECQEVPGHSKGIGYRQGQSLKNVKSDHLWNAVLLGGQWFLLDACWGAGRVDMEHESFVKRFDDFYFLTDPEEFIDSHFPDEEKWQLLDTPIPLEEFERRVFKTSAFFAIGLRLIQPHHFHIVTDDGEANMSLGFSRPVTFTYEITQHQDLLHCGASEQKESNNSSFGLLTVNHRSMNLQLLPPATGTYDVKVFARPQTATTALIWVCSFTVECPTPRAMEEIPENPFLSWGLQPSAGSLGVAGSSQGSEVAEVEEGIFELSLKTSRPLMVLCELVHPELEATVAKRCLATQIQPNLLTCHVLCPLRGFYRLSVFVRDYEKTEVKFNNAANFLLHCKGKVIGPDELFPPNLGSACGPGTRTLEAGLSKFSHTAALVSTQQGKCNITFHNQQDLELHTVISREENKTEAIPLSRHLFCTYTDSKVTVSVSLPDAGVYRLGLYAKITPGGDFNPMCDFVLRNSCNQPGPPFPCVYSAWRKGCVLFEPRVGLLEPHSWVRFRVRIPGAQKVSVVGETRTDMKMNKSRVWEGEVFSGNGLQQLKLAASFGESSDMAVLMTFDIKQSEREV from the exons ATGTCAGCTGAGGTTGCAATTCAGAAATTCTCCTTCCCCTTCTCCTGCACTGCACTCCATCCTCAGCAAGATGAGGTGACCCCGAAGAAATGCATACAGGTGAAGACCCTGGAGCTTCATGATCTTCAGGAGAACACTATCTTAAGCAAACCGAGTGCTGTTACAGTTATAGGAGCTTTAGTCCATAATGAGAATCAGGCTCAGGAGAATCCGAAGCCTCCACCTGGGGGAGACATGGCATCTCCTCAGGTCCTGGTTTGCAGTGAGGCCTCCCAGAGTGCTGTGCTCTCCAGGAGGAGCGTGTTTGAGAACCTGATGGCGGAAAGCGAAGATCAGCGTCCTGCGACCAAGAGGCAGCTGTCTTCCGAGAGTGCGGCAAGGACCATCACTGTGGTGAAAAAGAGCGCGGTGAGGAAGGAGGCCGAGGAACTGAGGCACCTGAAACCGAAAGCACACCTGGGACAGAGGGTGGCGCTGCGCACTGCGGCAGCAGGGAAGAGGAGGCGTCGAAAAGACCTCTTCACCAACTCAGAGGTTTTCCACAGGGTTGATTCACATGTCATCATGGCTGGAGCAGAG ctgaaggaaaagtgtgtgtatgatgtgaaGACAATAGTGCAGAGTATCACACAGGGAGCCAGAAATGAGCTGGAGAGACTTCGTGCCATCTGGGTCTGGCTCTGTCACAATATTG AGTATGATGTAAGCGGGTACCTAGGCCACTCGGAGAAGCTGAGCTCCCCGGAGGAGGTGATAGCGGCTGGTCGGGGAGTTTGCTGTGGCTACTCCTGCCTGTGTACTGAAATGTGCAG AGAGGTTGGCATCGAGTGTCAAGAAGTGCCAGGCCACAGTAAGGGCATCGGGTACCGTCAGGGCCAGAGCCTCAAGAATGTGAAATCTGATCACCTGTGGAACGCTGTGCTTCTGGGAGGACAGTGGTTCCTATTGGATGCCTGTTGGGGAGCAGGACGAGTAGACATGGAACACGAAAGCTTCGTCAAAAG GTTCGATGATTTCTATTTCCTCACGGACCCGGAGGAGTTCATCGATTCACACTTCCCTGATGAGGAGAAATGGCAGCTCCTGGACACGCCCATCCCCCTGGAGGAGTTCGAGAGGAGGGTCTTCAAGACCTCGGCCTTCTTCGCCATAGGGCTCAGATTGATTCAGCCTCATCACTTTCACATTGTCACAG ATGATGGTGAGGCAAACATGTCCCTTGGCTTCTCCAGGCCTGTAACTTTTACCTATGAGATCACACAGCATCAAGATCTCCTCCACTGTGGAGCCTCAGAGCAGAAAGAGTCCAACAACTCCTCATTTGGACTCCTAACAGTCAACCACAGGAGCATgaacctgcagctgctgccacCTGCAACCGGCACGTACGACGTGAAGGTGTTTGCCAGACCTCAAACGGCCACCACTGCTCTGATTTGGGTGTGCTCCTTCACAGTGGAGTGTCCGACACCAAGAGCCATGGAGGAGATCCCAGAGAACCCCTTCCTGTCCTGGGGCCTGCAGCCTAGTGCAGGATCTCTGGGCGTCGCAGGCAGCAGTCAGGGCAGTGAGGTTGCCGAGGTGGAAGAAGGCATCTTTGAGTTGTCATTGAAGACATCCAGACCCCTTATGGTGCTTTGTGAACTTGTCCACCCAGAGCTGGAAGCTACTGTAGCCAAGCGCTGCCTGGCTACTCAGATTCAACCAAACCTCCTGACCTGCCACGTCCTCTGCCCGTTACGAGGTTTCTACCGCCTGTCGGTGTTTGTGCGAGACTATGAGAAAACAGAAGTTAAATTCAACAACGCTGCAAACTTCTTGCTGCACTGCAAAGGGAAGGTTATCGGTCCAGATGAGCTGTTCCCTCCTAACCTGGGCTCAGCATGTGGGCCGGGGACCCGAACACTGGAGGCCGGGCTGTCCAAATTCAGCCATACGGCGGCACTGGTGAGTACGCAGCAAGGCAAGTGTAACATCACCTTCCACAACCAGCAGGACCTTGAGCTTCACACTGTGAtcagcagagaggagaacaaaacagaagcTATCCCGCTTTCACGCCACCTCTTCTGCACGTACACAGACAGCAAGGTGACAGTGAGCGTCAGCCTACCTGATGCTGGGGTGTATCGGCTGGGCCTGTACGCCAAGATCACCCCCGGTGGCGATTTCAACCCCATGTGTGACTTTGTTCTGAGGAACAGCTGCAATCAGCCGGGGCCTCCGTTCCCCTGCGTCTACTCAGCTTGGAGGAAGGGCTGTGTGCTCTTTGAGCCCCGTGTGGGCCTGCTGGAGCCCCACTCCTGGGTCCGCTTCAGGGTGAGGATCCCTGGGGCCCAGAAGGTGAGCGTGGTGGGCGAAACGCgaactgatatgaaaatgaataagagCAGAGTCTGGGAGGGGGAGGTTTTCAGCGGGAACGGTCTCCAACAACTTAAATTGGCCGCCTCATTCGGGGAATCCAGTGACATGGCTGTTTTGATGACCTTTGACATCAAGCAGTCGGAGAGAGAAGTATGA